CGCTCATCGTCACCGGCCTGGTCGCGACCAGCGCGCTAGCGGTAGTCGGCGGTTGGTGGGTGGACGCACTCGCGGGCAGTGGCCTGGGAATGGTGCTGCTTGCGCTTCCGCGGCTGGTGGCGCGCGACGCCGTTGGGCTCGGAGATATCAAGCTCGCGGGCGTTCTGGGAATTGGTACCGGGATGGCGGTGATAGTGGTCGCTATTGGTATTGCAGTCGTCGCAGCCATGCCGGTGTTCGTGTGGGGTGCGCGAAGTGGGCGACGCTGCAGGGTGTTGCCGTTTTCGCCCTTTCTCGCCACCGGTGTCGTTGGGTGTATGGCGGTGCACCTCGCTGCCGGTGGTGGCTAGTACTCGAACCTGCAAAGCCCGGAAGCCGCAGTCGTGACCCTAGCCGATGGTCCGTCTACGACGCCAAGGCTCCCAGATCAAATCCAGGCGACGACGGCCACCGGCCATTTCACGCGCGCGCAGACCATCAACACGGGATCTTTGAGCACGGATCCCGACTGACGACCAGAATTTCGTTTCCCTCCAACCAGTCCGCCTGAAGGAAACGAGGGGACATCGGATC
This Chloroflexota bacterium DNA region includes the following protein-coding sequences:
- a CDS encoding A24 family peptidase, whose translation is MNPGLIGLSVALGVALLASITDIRERRIPNTLIVTGLVATSALAVVGGWWVDALAGSGLGMVLLALPRLVARDAVGLGDIKLAGVLGIGTGMAVIVVAIGIAVVAAMPVFVWGARSGRRCRVLPFSPFLATGVVGCMAVHLAAGGG